A genomic window from Silene latifolia isolate original U9 population chromosome Y, ASM4854445v1, whole genome shotgun sequence includes:
- the LOC141630041 gene encoding protein FAR1-RELATED SEQUENCE 5-like — MVAKFLKSGYTDNVEDDPPTQGMHFVNGDEFGAYCYLYAYDQGLQFYIRTSKLLHYYSRKGVKRNGAGKSEPRFYMYKRVRLCCTRAAKPRKKNINVSSFKPCECVIEATLLDDFIVIKHARLEPNHNDLNPANSRHMVGYRLWDEYFKRRALMNDEAGIPIAKNFQTLVREIGGHGNLTVTKRDLRNMLNQERRRSRIQGDANALEERFIKLKEVDPDFYYAIEADQKGILVNVFWADGRCRAMTKVNGDAVSYDVTFLCNSYKMPFTPFFGVNHHGSTVVLASALISHEDAVSFTWVFRRWLDCMGRALSVTITDQCRAIGLAVKTVFPNTPHRLCLWHIMRNGFKNLGCFARFWEIQADLRDVVYESNDVDDFEASWQIFADKYGIRRHSWIKVMYDKRESWVPLYWRHMFCAGMSSTQRSEQTNRFFKNYVNPQTTLFAFLGNYENALRVKVEEEERLNFACTNKPCMYDKKVIVEEIFQRVYTNNMFVKVKKEVYGLIHINASNDMNIGQFSSFVVTEEAKHSFWAPRAYYRRYVAEESVVNF, encoded by the exons ATGGTTGCTAAGTTCCTAAAAAGCGGATACACCGACAATGTTGAAGATGACCCTCCAACACAAGGAATGCATTTTGTAAATGGCGATGAGTTTGGTGCATATTGTTACCTATATGCCTATGACCAAGGCTTACAATTTTATATTAGGACTAGCAAACTACTGCATTACTATTCACGGAAAGGGGTAAAGCGAAATGGTGCGGGAAAGAGTGAACCTCGTTTCTACATGTATAAACGAGTCAGATTATGTTGCACAAGGGCGGCTAAACCAAGGAAAAAGAACATTAACGTTTCCTCATTTAAGCCATGTGAATGTGTCATAGAAGCCACGTTACTTGATGATTTCATCGTCATCAAGCATGCTAGATTGGAGCCCAATCATAATGATCTCAATCCTGCAAATAGTCGTCATATGGTTGGATACAGGCTATGGGATGAATATTTTAAGAGACGAgccttgatgaatgatgaagccGGTATCCCAATTGCTAAAAACTTTCAAACCTTGGTCAGAGAAATTGGTGGTCACGGGAATTTAACTGTCACCAAGCGTGATTTGAGGAACATGCTCAATCAAGAACGACGGCGTAGTAGAATTCAAGGTGATGCTAATGCTCTTGAAGAAAGATTTATTAAGTTGAAAGAAGTCGATCCCGATTTTTACTATGCAATCGAGGCGGATCAAAAAGGGATTTTGGTTAATGTATTTTGGGCCGATGGACGTTGCAGGGCTATGACAAAGGTAAATGGTGATGCGGTTTCTTATGACGTCACGTTCCTTTGTAACAG CTACAAAATGCCGTTTACTCCGTTTTTTGGTGTAAATCATCATGGTAGTACTGTTGTACTTGCATCCGCTTTGATTTCACACGAGGACGCGGTAAGCTTTACTTGGGTGTTTAGGAGATGGTTAGACTGTATGGGTAGAGCTCTTTCAGTTACAATCACCGATCAGTGTAGGGCGATTGGTTTGGCTGTGAAGACCGTATTTCCTAATACGCCACACCGTTTGTGTCTTTGGCATATAATGCGAAATGGTTTTAAGAATTTGGGGTGCTTTGCTAGGTTCTGGGAAATTCAGGCCGACCTAAGGGATGTGGTTTATGAGAGTAACGACGTCGATGATTTTGAGGCATCTTGGCAAATTTTTGCAGATAAATATGGGATACGACGGCATAGCTGGATCAAGGTGATGTATGACAAAAGGGAGTCATGGGTTCCGTTGTATTGGAGGCACATGTTTTGCGCAGGTATGTCATCCACGCAAAGAAGTGAGCAGACGAACAGATTCTTCAAGAATTACGTTAATCCGCAAACAACTTTGTTCGCATTCCTTGGCAACTACGAAAATGCCCTACGAGTCAAGGTCGAGGAGGAAGAACGATTGAACTTTGCTTGCACCAACAAACCGTGTATGTACGATAAGAAAGTCATAGTTGAGGAAATCTTCCAAAGAGTTTATACTAATAATATGTTCGTGAAGGTTAAAAAAGAGGTGTATGGCCTAATACACATTAATGCTTCTAATGATATGAATATCGGGCAATTCTCTTCTTTTGTTGTAACGGAGGAGGCGAAACATTCGTTTTGGGCTCCACGG GCATATTATCGGCGCTATGTTGCTGAAGAAAGTGTAGTTAATTTCTGA